A DNA window from Fusobacterium periodonticum ATCC 33693 contains the following coding sequences:
- a CDS encoding bifunctional 3,4-dihydroxy-2-butanone-4-phosphate synthase/GTP cyclohydrolase II, whose translation MIYKIEDVLEDIKNGIPLIIVDDENRENEGDIFVAAEKATYESINLMATYARGLTCTPMSTEYAVRLNLDPMTARNTDAKCTAFTVSVDAKEGTTTGISIADRLTTIKKLADINSVATDFTRPGHIFPLIAKDNGVLEREGHTEATVDLCKICGLAPVSVICEILKDDGTMARMDDLEVFAKEHNLKIITIADLIKYRKKTQELMKVEVVANMPTDNGTFKIVGFENHIDGKEHIALVKGDVAGKEGVTVRIHSECFTGDILGSLRCDCGSQLKTAMRRIDRLGEGVILYLRQEGRGIGLLNKLRAYNLQEEGMDTLDANLHLGFGADMRDYAVAAQMLKALGVKSIKLLTNNPLKIDGIQEYGMPVVEREEIEIEHNKVNKVYLKTKKERMGHLLKIK comes from the coding sequence ATGATTTACAAAATTGAGGATGTGTTAGAAGATATTAAGAATGGTATTCCTCTAATAATAGTAGATGATGAAAACAGAGAAAATGAAGGAGATATTTTTGTTGCTGCTGAGAAAGCAACTTATGAAAGTATTAATCTTATGGCAACGTATGCAAGAGGTTTAACTTGTACACCAATGTCAACTGAATATGCAGTTAGACTAAACTTAGATCCTATGACTGCCAGAAATACTGATGCCAAATGTACAGCTTTCACAGTATCAGTTGATGCAAAAGAAGGAACTACAACAGGAATTTCAATAGCTGATAGACTTACAACAATAAAAAAATTAGCTGATATAAATTCTGTTGCTACTGATTTCACAAGACCTGGTCATATATTTCCATTAATTGCTAAAGATAATGGAGTTCTTGAAAGAGAAGGACATACTGAAGCAACTGTTGATTTATGTAAAATATGTGGACTTGCACCTGTATCTGTAATCTGTGAAATTTTAAAAGATGATGGTACTATGGCAAGAATGGATGATTTAGAAGTATTTGCTAAAGAACATAATTTAAAAATTATCACTATAGCAGATTTAATAAAATATAGAAAGAAAACTCAAGAATTAATGAAAGTTGAAGTTGTAGCTAATATGCCAACTGACAATGGAACTTTCAAAATAGTTGGTTTTGAAAATCATATTGATGGTAAGGAACATATAGCACTTGTTAAAGGTGATGTTGCTGGAAAAGAAGGAGTTACTGTTAGAATACACTCTGAATGTTTCACAGGAGATATCTTAGGTTCTTTAAGATGTGATTGTGGTTCTCAGCTTAAAACTGCAATGAGAAGAATTGATAGACTTGGAGAAGGAGTTATCCTTTATCTGAGACAAGAAGGTAGAGGAATAGGACTTTTAAATAAATTAAGAGCTTATAATCTACAAGAAGAAGGAATGGATACACTAGATGCAAACTTACATCTTGGATTTGGTGCAGATATGAGAGACTATGCTGTTGCTGCACAAATGTTAAAAGCACTAGGAGTTAAATCTATAAAACTTTTAACAAATAATCCATTAAAAATAGATGGAATTCAAGAATATGGAATGCCTGTTGTTGAAAGAGAAGAAATTGAAATAGAACATAACAAAGTTAATAAAGTGTACTTAAAAACTAAAAAAGAAAGAATGGGACATCTATTAAAAATTAAATAA
- the ribE gene encoding riboflavin synthase, whose product MFTGLVEEKGSVISLNSGDKSIKLKIKANKVLENVKLGDSIATNGVCLTVTEFSKDYFVADCMFETISRSNLKRLKAGDEVNLEKSITLSTPLGGHLVTGDVDCEGEIVSITQEGIAKIYEVKISRKYMRYIVEKGRATIDGASLTVISLTDDTFSVSLIPHTQEKIILGSKKVGDIVNIETDLVGKYIERFVYFDKLEEKENKKSKISREFLLENGF is encoded by the coding sequence ATGTTTACAGGTTTAGTTGAAGAGAAAGGTAGTGTTATTTCTTTAAATAGTGGAGATAAATCTATCAAATTAAAAATAAAAGCAAATAAAGTTTTAGAAAATGTTAAACTTGGAGATAGTATTGCAACCAATGGTGTATGCCTAACAGTTACTGAATTTTCAAAAGATTATTTTGTTGCAGATTGCATGTTTGAAACTATTTCTAGGTCTAATTTAAAAAGATTAAAAGCAGGAGATGAAGTAAATTTAGAAAAATCTATTACTTTGTCAACACCACTTGGAGGACATTTGGTTACAGGTGATGTGGACTGTGAAGGTGAGATTGTTTCTATTACACAAGAAGGAATTGCTAAGATTTATGAAGTAAAAATTAGCAGAAAATATATGAGATACATTGTTGAAAAAGGGAGAGCTACTATTGATGGAGCAAGCCTTACGGTTATATCTTTAACAGATGATACTTTCTCTGTTTCTCTTATACCTCATACACAAGAAAAAATAATATTAGGAAGTAAAAAAGTTGGAGATATTGTAAATATTGAAACTGACTTAGTTGGAAAATATATAGAAAGATTTGTTTATTTTGACAAACTTGAAGAAAAAGAAAATAAAAAGAGTAAAATTTCAAGAGAGTTTTTACTTGAAAATGGTTTTTAG
- the ribD gene encoding bifunctional diaminohydroxyphosphoribosylaminopyrimidine deaminase/5-amino-6-(5-phosphoribosylamino)uracil reductase RibD codes for MEKTVDEKFMARAIELAFKGLGGVNPNPLVGAVVVKDGKIIGEGWHKKYGGPHAEVWALNEAGEEAKGATIYVTLEPCSHQGKTPPCAKRIVEAGIKRCVIACIDPNPLVAGKGIKIIEDAGIKVDFGILEKEAKEVNKVFLKYIENKIPYLFLKCGITLDGKIATRSGKSKWITNEAAREKVQFLRTKFTAIMVGINTVLKDNPSLDSRLNEEKYGIEKRNPFRVVVDPNLESPIESKFLHFDDKKAIIVTSSDNRNLEKVKEYENIGTRLIYLEGKVFKMEDILKELGKLNIDSVLLEGGSGLISTAFKENAIDAGEIFIAPKIIGDNSSIPFISGFNFDSMEDVFKLSNPKFNIYGDNISIEFEKL; via the coding sequence ATGGAGAAGACTGTCGATGAAAAGTTTATGGCAAGAGCTATAGAACTTGCTTTTAAAGGACTAGGAGGAGTGAATCCTAATCCACTTGTTGGTGCAGTTGTAGTAAAAGATGGAAAGATAATTGGTGAAGGTTGGCATAAAAAATATGGTGGTCCTCATGCTGAAGTTTGGGCTTTAAATGAAGCAGGAGAAGAAGCAAAAGGAGCTACTATATATGTTACTTTAGAGCCTTGCTCTCACCAAGGAAAAACTCCGCCTTGTGCAAAAAGAATTGTAGAAGCTGGAATAAAAAGATGTGTAATTGCCTGTATTGATCCCAATCCTTTAGTTGCAGGTAAGGGTATAAAAATAATAGAAGATGCAGGAATTAAAGTTGATTTTGGAATTTTAGAAAAAGAAGCAAAAGAAGTAAATAAAGTATTTTTAAAATACATAGAAAATAAAATTCCTTATTTATTCTTAAAATGTGGAATTACTCTTGATGGTAAAATAGCTACAAGAAGTGGAAAATCTAAATGGATAACTAATGAGGCAGCAAGAGAAAAAGTACAATTCTTAAGAACAAAGTTTACAGCTATTATGGTAGGAATAAATACTGTTTTAAAGGATAATCCTAGTTTAGATTCAAGACTTAATGAAGAAAAATATGGTATTGAAAAAAGAAATCCTTTTAGAGTTGTTGTAGATCCAAATTTAGAAAGTCCAATAGAGTCTAAGTTTTTACACTTTGATGATAAGAAAGCAATAATAGTTACATCAAGTGACAATAGAAATCTTGAAAAAGTTAAAGAATATGAAAATATAGGAACAAGATTAATCTATCTTGAAGGAAAAGTATTTAAAATGGAAGATATCCTAAAGGAACTAGGGAAATTGAATATAGACTCTGTTCTTTTAGAAGGAGGAAGTGGACTTATCTCTACTGCTTTCAAGGAAAATGCAATTGATGCTGGAGAAATATTTATAGCTCCTAAAATTATTGGAGATAATTCATCAATTCCTTTTATAAGTGGATTTAACTTTGATAGTATGGAAGATGTTTTTAAACTTTCTAATCCTAAATTTAATATTTATGGAGACAATATTTCCATAGAATTTGAGAAGTTATAG
- the ribH gene encoding 6,7-dimethyl-8-ribityllumazine synthase: MRVFEGKFNGEGIKIAIVAARFNEFITSKLIGGAEDILRRHNVEDDNINLFWVPGAFEIPLIAQKLAKSKKYDAVITLGAVIKGSTPHFDYVCAEVSKGVAHVSLESEIPVIFGVLTTNSIEEAIERAGTKAGNKGADAAMTAIEMINLIKGI, encoded by the coding sequence ATGAGAGTATTTGAAGGAAAATTTAATGGAGAAGGAATAAAGATTGCTATAGTTGCAGCTAGATTTAATGAATTTATAACATCTAAATTAATAGGTGGAGCAGAAGATATCTTAAGAAGACACAATGTAGAAGATGATAATATAAATCTATTTTGGGTGCCAGGAGCATTTGAAATCCCTTTAATAGCACAAAAATTAGCTAAATCTAAAAAATATGATGCAGTTATAACTTTAGGAGCAGTTATAAAAGGATCTACACCTCACTTTGATTATGTATGTGCAGAAGTTTCAAAAGGAGTTGCTCATGTAAGTTTGGAAAGTGAAATTCCTGTAATATTTGGAGTTTTAACAACTAACTCAATAGAAGAAGCTATTGAAAGAGCAGGAACAAAAGCAGGAAATAAAGGAGCAGATGCTGCTATGACTGCTATTGAAATGATCAATTTAATAAAAGGAATCTAA
- a CDS encoding YadA-like family protein: protein MKRNISLKSIIFSLLLVTGSISYSATPEFKPGTGTDSIIAGITNKAEGLRSSAFGIGNTSLKEESSAFGTINKVDGKWSSVFGNQYEVTGERSGAFGTGQFNGQYQYKNEGNNSYMIGNYNKIASGSNNNFILGNNVSIGSGIQNSVALGNNSTVSSSNEVSVGSASQKRKITNVADGEVSATSSDAVTGKQLYKVMQNSGALGVENLRNEVNEKIDNVKDEVRGVGSLSAALAGLHPMQYDPKAPAQVMAALGDYKNRQAVAVGASYYFNDKFMMSTGVALSGEKRTEAMANVGFTLKIGKGSETTYTETPQYVVQNEVKRLTVENQELKERLRNLEEKLEILLKNK from the coding sequence ATGAAAAGAAATATTAGTTTAAAATCGATTATTTTTAGTTTACTTTTAGTTACAGGGAGTATTTCTTATTCAGCTACACCAGAGTTCAAACCAGGAACTGGAACTGACAGCATTATAGCAGGAATAACTAATAAAGCTGAAGGATTACGTAGTTCAGCTTTTGGTATAGGTAATACATCTCTTAAAGAGGAAAGTTCAGCTTTTGGAACTATAAATAAAGTAGATGGAAAATGGAGTTCAGTTTTTGGAAATCAATATGAAGTTACTGGTGAGAGGTCTGGTGCATTTGGAACTGGTCAATTCAATGGTCAGTATCAATATAAAAACGAGGGTAATAATTCATATATGATAGGTAATTATAATAAAATTGCTAGTGGTTCTAATAATAACTTTATTTTAGGTAATAATGTATCTATTGGTTCAGGTATTCAAAATTCTGTAGCATTAGGAAATAACTCAACAGTTTCATCTTCTAATGAAGTTTCAGTTGGTTCAGCTAGTCAAAAAAGAAAAATAACTAATGTAGCAGATGGGGAAGTTTCAGCTACTTCAAGTGATGCTGTTACAGGTAAGCAACTATATAAAGTCATGCAAAATTCAGGAGCACTTGGTGTTGAGAATTTAAGAAATGAAGTTAATGAAAAAATTGATAATGTTAAAGATGAAGTTAGGGGAGTAGGATCTTTAAGTGCAGCTCTTGCAGGATTACATCCTATGCAATATGATCCAAAAGCTCCTGCACAAGTTATGGCTGCATTAGGAGATTATAAGAATAGACAAGCTGTAGCTGTAGGAGCAAGTTATTATTTCAATGATAAATTTATGATGAGTACAGGTGTTGCTCTTTCAGGAGAAAAGAGAACTGAAGCAATGGCTAATGTAGGATTTACTTTAAAAATTGGAAAAGGTAGTGAAACTACTTATACTGAAACTCCTCAATATGTTGTTCAAAATGAAGTTAAGAGATTGACAGTTGAAAATCAAGAATTAAAAGAAAGACTTAGAAATTTAGAGGAAAAACTGGAAATTTTATTAAAAAATAAATAA
- a CDS encoding winged helix-turn-helix transcriptional regulator, giving the protein MDRNKKYNCFFEFTLDIVGGKWKPIILYYININSVARYSELKRFIPSINERMLTRQLRELEEDNLIERKVYPVVPPKVEYTLTEYGESLIPILKSLVLWGKEYAKAIKFDNFKMEFPKN; this is encoded by the coding sequence ATGGATAGAAATAAAAAATATAATTGTTTTTTTGAATTTACATTAGATATAGTTGGTGGGAAATGGAAACCAATTATCTTATATTATATAAATATAAATTCTGTTGCAAGATATAGTGAATTAAAAAGATTTATTCCAAGTATAAACGAAAGAATGTTGACTCGACAATTAAGAGAATTAGAAGAAGATAATTTAATAGAAAGAAAAGTTTATCCTGTTGTTCCACCAAAAGTTGAATATACATTGACAGAATATGGGGAAAGCCTAATTCCTATATTAAAATCTCTTGTATTGTGGGGTAAAGAATATGCAAAGGCAATAAAGTTTGATAATTTTAAAATGGAGTTTCCTAAAAATTAA
- a CDS encoding CoA-disulfide reductase — translation MKKVLIVGGVAGGASTATRLRRLDENLEIIIFEKGEYVSFANCGLPYHIGEVIENRESLLVQTPESLKTRFNLDVRVNSEVIGVNGEDKKVKVKTKNGKEYEENFDFLVLSPGAKPLFPPIKGIESKKIFTLRNINDMDRIKSEIKNNNIKKATVIGGGYVGVETAENLKHLGIDTTLIEAASNILAPFDSEISNILEFELVSNGINLLTSEKVIEFQEVENEINIKLESGKSVTTDMVILSIGVSPDTKFLQNSGINLGEKGHILVNENLETNLKGVYALGDSILVKNYLTNQDVTIPLAGPANRQGRIVAGNIVGRNEKYKGSLGTAIIKIFELTAASTGLNERTLKQLNIPYEKIYLHPNNHAAYYPGASPISIKALYNKENKEILGAQAIGISGVDKFIDVIATSIKFKATIDDLTELELAYAPPFLSAKSPANMLGFIGQNIEDSLLEQVFMEDLKNYNEKENIILDVREELELIGGKFDNSINIPLSELRKRYDELPKDKEIWTYCAVGLRGYIASRFLSQKGYKVKNLAGGIKSKEKIILKAQEEETLNKESNSNIEKEEDYLDLSGLSCPGPLVKIKEKIDKLQENEELKVKVSDPGFYNDIQAWSKVTKNTLLSLDKKDGLTYATLQKGKTSKVIEENHENVIIEDKSNMTMVVFSGDLDKAIAAFIIANGALTMGKKVTMFFTFWGLSILKKKNLAKKSFIEKMFAMMLPKNSKDLPVSKMNFFGIGAKMIRSVMKKKNIMSLEELIKKAIDSGVNITACTMSMDVMGISENELIDGINYGGVGQYLGEAEKSNNNLFI, via the coding sequence ATGAAAAAAGTTCTTATAGTTGGTGGAGTTGCAGGAGGAGCCTCAACAGCTACTAGACTTAGAAGATTAGATGAAAATTTAGAGATAATCATATTTGAAAAAGGAGAATATGTATCTTTTGCTAACTGTGGATTACCTTATCATATAGGAGAAGTAATTGAAAATAGAGAAAGTCTTTTAGTTCAAACTCCTGAAAGTCTTAAAACTAGATTTAATTTAGATGTAAGAGTGAATAGTGAAGTAATAGGAGTAAATGGCGAAGATAAGAAAGTAAAAGTAAAAACTAAAAATGGGAAAGAGTATGAGGAAAATTTCGATTTTTTAGTTCTGTCTCCAGGAGCAAAGCCTCTATTTCCTCCTATAAAGGGAATAGAAAGTAAAAAAATATTTACACTTAGAAATATAAATGATATGGATAGAATAAAATCTGAAATTAAAAATAACAATATTAAAAAAGCAACTGTTATAGGTGGAGGTTATGTGGGAGTTGAAACTGCTGAAAACCTTAAACATTTAGGTATAGATACAACTTTAATTGAAGCAGCATCTAATATTTTAGCACCATTTGATAGTGAAATTTCAAATATCTTAGAATTTGAACTTGTAAGTAATGGAATTAATCTTTTAACATCAGAAAAAGTAATTGAATTTCAAGAAGTTGAAAATGAAATTAATATCAAACTTGAAAGTGGAAAATCTGTTACAACTGATATGGTAATATTATCAATAGGGGTTAGTCCAGATACTAAATTTTTACAGAATTCTGGAATTAACTTAGGAGAAAAAGGTCATATACTTGTCAATGAAAACTTAGAAACTAACTTAAAAGGAGTGTATGCTTTAGGAGATAGTATTCTTGTTAAAAATTATCTAACAAATCAAGATGTGACTATTCCACTTGCAGGACCTGCTAATAGACAAGGAAGAATAGTAGCTGGAAATATAGTAGGTAGAAATGAAAAATATAAGGGAAGTTTGGGAACTGCAATTATTAAAATATTTGAATTAACAGCTGCCTCAACAGGATTAAATGAAAGAACTTTAAAGCAATTAAACATACCCTATGAAAAGATATATTTACATCCTAATAATCATGCAGCTTATTATCCAGGTGCAAGTCCTATAAGTATAAAGGCTCTATACAATAAGGAAAACAAAGAAATATTAGGTGCTCAAGCTATTGGAATAAGTGGAGTGGATAAGTTTATAGATGTCATAGCAACAAGTATAAAATTCAAAGCTACCATAGATGATTTAACTGAATTAGAGCTTGCTTATGCTCCACCTTTCTTATCAGCAAAATCTCCAGCTAATATGTTAGGATTTATTGGTCAAAATATAGAAGATAGTTTATTAGAACAAGTTTTTATGGAAGATTTAAAAAATTATAATGAAAAAGAAAATATAATTTTAGATGTAAGGGAAGAATTAGAATTAATAGGTGGAAAATTTGATAATAGTATCAATATTCCTTTGAGTGAACTTAGAAAAAGATATGATGAACTTCCAAAAGATAAAGAAATTTGGACATATTGTGCTGTTGGATTGAGAGGATATATAGCTTCAAGATTTTTAAGTCAAAAAGGATATAAAGTAAAAAATTTAGCTGGTGGAATAAAAAGTAAAGAAAAAATAATTTTAAAAGCTCAAGAAGAAGAGACTTTGAATAAAGAAAGCAATAGTAATATTGAAAAAGAAGAAGATTATCTAGATTTATCAGGTCTTTCTTGTCCAGGACCGCTTGTAAAAATAAAAGAAAAAATTGATAAATTACAAGAAAATGAAGAATTAAAGGTAAAAGTTTCTGATCCAGGTTTCTATAATGATATTCAAGCTTGGAGCAAGGTTACAAAAAATACTCTTTTATCTTTAGATAAAAAAGATGGTTTAACTTATGCTACTTTACAAAAAGGAAAAACTTCAAAAGTTATAGAAGAAAATCATGAGAATGTGATAATTGAAGATAAGTCTAATATGACAATGGTAGTTTTTAGTGGAGATTTAGATAAGGCAATAGCAGCCTTTATAATAGCCAATGGAGCTCTTACTATGGGTAAAAAAGTAACAATGTTCTTTACTTTCTGGGGCTTATCTATTTTAAAGAAGAAAAATTTAGCTAAAAAGAGTTTTATTGAAAAAATGTTTGCTATGATGTTACCTAAAAATAGTAAGGACTTACCAGTATCAAAGATGAATTTCTTTGGAATTGGTGCTAAGATGATAAGAAGTGTCATGAAGAAAAAGAATATTATGTCTTTAGAAGAGTTAATCAAAAAGGCAATAGATTCAGGAGTAAATATTACAGCCTGTACTATGTCTATGGATGTTATGGGTATAAGTGAAAATGAATTAATTGATGGAATAAATTATGGTGGAGTAGGACAATATTTAGGAGAAGCTGAAAAATCAAATAATAATTTATTTATTTAA
- a CDS encoding DMT family transporter: MDKHIKGALLVCLAATMWGFDGIALTPRLFNLHVPFVVFILHLLPLILMSVIFGKEEIKNIRKLDKNDLFFFFCVALFGGSLGTLSIVKALFLVNFKHLTVVTLLQKLQPIFAILLARILLKEKLKKDYLFWGFLALLGGYFLTFEFNVPEVVEGDNLLAASLYSLLAAFSFGSATVFGKRVLKAASFRTALYVRYLMTTCIMLVIVAFTCGFGDFSQATGGNWLIFVIIALTTGSGAILLYYFGLRYITAKVATMCELCFPISSVIFDYLINGNVLSPVQIASAILMIISIIKISRLN, from the coding sequence ATGGATAAGCATATAAAAGGAGCCTTACTAGTATGTTTAGCTGCTACTATGTGGGGTTTTGATGGTATAGCTTTAACACCAAGACTGTTTAACTTACATGTGCCTTTTGTTGTTTTTATACTTCATCTTTTACCTTTAATACTGATGTCAGTTATTTTTGGAAAAGAAGAAATTAAAAATATAAGAAAGTTAGATAAGAATGATTTATTTTTCTTTTTCTGTGTTGCTTTATTTGGTGGAAGTTTAGGAACTTTATCTATAGTAAAAGCACTGTTTCTAGTGAATTTTAAGCATTTGACAGTTGTAACACTTTTACAAAAATTACAACCAATATTTGCCATATTGTTAGCTAGAATACTGCTGAAAGAAAAATTAAAAAAAGATTATCTGTTCTGGGGCTTTTTAGCTCTATTAGGAGGATACTTCTTAACTTTTGAATTTAATGTTCCAGAAGTTGTTGAAGGAGATAATCTTTTAGCTGCCTCACTTTACTCTTTATTAGCTGCATTTTCATTTGGTTCAGCTACAGTTTTTGGAAAAAGAGTTTTGAAGGCTGCTTCATTTAGAACAGCATTGTATGTAAGATATTTAATGACAACTTGTATAATGCTTGTTATTGTTGCTTTCACTTGTGGATTTGGAGATTTTTCTCAAGCTACAGGAGGGAATTGGCTGATTTTTGTAATTATTGCCTTAACAACAGGAAGTGGAGCAATATTACTTTATTATTTTGGACTTAGATATATAACAGCAAAAGTTGCTACTATGTGTGAGCTATGTTTCCCTATATCAAGTGTAATCTTTGACTATTTGATAAATGGGAATGTTTTGAGTCCTGTTCAAATTGCAAGTGCAATATTAATGATCATTTCAATAATAAAAATTAGTAGATTAAATTAA
- a CDS encoding putative manganese-dependent inorganic diphosphatase, with protein MEEILVFGHKNPDTDSICSSIAMSNLRKQQGLNAIPCRLGEINKETKFVLDKIGIKSPKLLKTVSAQITDLSYVEKSTVSTEDSIKEALDLMTKENFSSLPVIDTEGYFKTMLSISDIANTYLEIDYSDLFSKYSTTFENLKEALEGEVISGNYPEGEIASNLKEASELESLKKGDIVITTSLTDGIDKSIQAGARVVIVCCRKGDFISPRVTSECAIMLVRHSFFKSISLISQSISVGGILNTDKVLFNFNKEDFLSEIRGIMKDANQTNFPVLEDDGKVYGTIRTKHLIDFHRKKVIMVDHNEFSQSVEGIQDAHILEVVDHHKFANFQTNEATKIRTEPVGCTSTIVYGLYKEAKIEPDEKTALLMLSAILSDTLLFKSPTCTSRDVEVAKELAKLAKVDNIQEYGMEMLVAGTSMAKSSMKEIINQDKKIFPIGDMEIAVAQINTVQIEELSARKEEIAKEIEHEIGKYGYSLFLFVVTDIINSNSLVFTYGKEIELVENAFKKEVVNNEILLENVVSRKKQIIPFLMTAAQNM; from the coding sequence ATGGAAGAAATTTTAGTCTTTGGACATAAAAATCCAGATACAGATAGTATTTGTTCAAGTATAGCAATGTCAAATTTAAGAAAACAACAAGGACTTAATGCTATTCCTTGTCGTCTTGGTGAAATTAATAAAGAAACAAAATTTGTTTTAGATAAAATAGGAATAAAAAGTCCTAAACTTTTAAAAACAGTAAGTGCTCAAATAACAGATTTAAGTTATGTTGAGAAGAGTACAGTATCTACAGAAGACTCAATCAAAGAAGCATTAGACTTAATGACAAAAGAAAATTTTTCAAGTTTACCAGTTATAGATACAGAAGGATATTTTAAAACTATGTTAAGTATTTCAGATATTGCAAATACTTATTTAGAAATAGATTATTCAGATTTATTTAGCAAGTATAGCACGACCTTTGAAAACTTAAAAGAAGCTTTGGAAGGAGAAGTTATAAGTGGTAATTATCCTGAAGGAGAAATTGCTTCAAATCTAAAGGAAGCTTCAGAATTAGAGAGTTTGAAGAAAGGTGATATAGTTATAACAACTTCTTTAACAGATGGTATAGATAAATCTATTCAAGCTGGAGCAAGAGTTGTTATAGTATGTTGTAGAAAAGGTGACTTTATAAGTCCTCGTGTTACATCAGAATGTGCTATTATGTTAGTTAGACATTCATTCTTTAAGTCTATATCTCTAATTAGCCAATCAATATCAGTTGGTGGGATTTTAAATACAGATAAAGTTTTATTCAACTTTAATAAAGAAGATTTCTTAAGTGAAATTAGAGGAATAATGAAGGATGCAAACCAAACTAACTTCCCTGTTTTAGAAGATGATGGAAAAGTATATGGAACAATAAGAACAAAGCACCTTATAGATTTCCACAGAAAAAAGGTAATTATGGTTGACCATAATGAATTTTCACAATCAGTTGAAGGAATACAAGATGCACATATACTTGAAGTTGTAGATCATCATAAGTTTGCTAACTTCCAAACAAATGAAGCTACAAAAATAAGAACAGAGCCAGTTGGATGTACATCTACAATAGTATATGGACTATATAAGGAAGCTAAGATTGAACCTGATGAAAAAACTGCTTTACTTATGTTAAGTGCAATTCTTTCTGATACTTTACTTTTTAAATCTCCTACTTGTACAAGTAGAGATGTTGAAGTTGCAAAAGAATTAGCAAAACTTGCAAAAGTAGACAATATACAAGAATATGGTATGGAAATGCTAGTTGCAGGAACTTCAATGGCTAAGTCAAGTATGAAAGAAATTATAAATCAAGATAAGAAGATATTCCCTATTGGAGATATGGAAATTGCAGTTGCTCAAATCAATACAGTACAAATAGAAGAATTGTCTGCAAGAAAAGAAGAAATAGCAAAAGAAATTGAACACGAAATAGGAAAATATGGGTATTCATTATTCTTATTTGTTGTGACAGATATTATAAATTCAAATTCTCTAGTATTTACTTATGGAAAAGAAATTGAATTAGTAGAAAATGCCTTTAAGAAGGAAGTAGTTAATAATGAAATTTTACTTGAAAATGTTGTTTCAAGAAAAAAACAAATTATACCTTTCTTAATGACAGCAGCTCAAAATATGTAA